Part of the Nicotiana sylvestris chromosome 5, ASM39365v2, whole genome shotgun sequence genome is shown below.
tttcaacttctgcagttATTACaacttcagtgccataaaccaatagatagggtGTTGCCCTAACTGATGTGCTCACagtggtgcgatatcccaacaatgcaaaagaaaactttcatgccattgtctagaactttgaatcattttcctGAGAAGCTtgttgatgttcttgtttgctgcttcaacaacaCCATTAGGTTTGgaccgataaggagtagaattctgATGTGTGATCTTAAATTGTTCACACACCTCCCTCATGAAATGATTGTACAAATTTGCAGCATTGTCCGTAATGATggttttaggaataccaaaatgacagataatgttggaatgcacgaagtccaccactgctttcttggtgacggCTTTGTGAGTGAGTGCTTCAACCTAttttgtgaaataatcaatggcaacTAAAATGAATCCGTGCCCATTTGAAGTTTTCGGAtcgattggcccaataacatccataccCTAAGCAACGAACGAACACGGTGCTTTCATAAGATCCAATTCTGAAGGCGGTGCATGAATGAAGTCGCCGTGTACCTGACACTAATGACACTTTCGtacaaaactgaagcaatcaatttccatggtcatccagtaataacctgcccgaTGGATTTTTTTTGCAAGGACGTATcattcatatgtggcccacacactcctgcgtgcacgtcattcatgattcttccagcctcttaGGCATCCACACATCTTAAAAGGTTCAGATCTGAAGTCCTTTTATACTAGACTTTTtcgctcaagaagaaaccactagtgagccttctaatggttctcttttggtctccactggcttgctcgggatattcctttgttttcaaaaatctttttaaaTCATGATACCATGGATGAACATGTGGTTCCATCTCAATTGTATTACAGTAACCATGTCGTTCTCGAATTTTGATTTCTAGTGGGTCAATGTGGACATTACCCGGatatggcagcatcgaggccaaagtagctaaCGCGTCAGCTAACTCATTGTGGAATAGAGGGATGTACCTAAATTCAACAGACTTGAACCatttgctaagatcttccacatgtttccTATATGGGATAAGCTtgatatcccgagtttcccattcaccttgagctTGTCGAATAATCAAGTaggaatctcccatgattaaaaATTCttccacatcctgatcgattgccatgttcatgcctataatgcaggcttcatactcgacaATGTTTTTTGTACAGAAAAACCGAAGTCGGGCTGTGGCCGGATAGTGCTGACCAAtgggcgaaatcaaaattgcccaaatctcGACACCTTTTGCATTTACAGCTCTGtggaagaacattttccaagcattggtgtcttctggagttacctcaactgaatttacttccttGTCCGGAAAGTAGGTACTTAAAGgttgatattcatcatcaacaggattctcagatAGGTGATCCGCCAAGGCTTGAGCTTTAATCGCCATGCGGGttacatagactatgtcaaactcggtgagcatgatttgccattttgctagcctccctgtgggcatcgggttttggaatatgtacttcaaaggatccaataTGGTTATGAGATAGGTGGTataggccaacaagtaatgcctaagtttctgagcgacccaagttaaggTGCACCAAGTTCTTTCcagcaaagtgtacttggcttcataactagtgaacttcttgcgcaaatagtatatggcttgttctttcttcccggtcacatcatgttgcccgagaacacatccaaaagaattctccaacacTGTCAAGTACAAGAACGAAGGCCTTCCAggttcaggtggaaccaacactggaggattcgacagatattctttgattttgtcgaaagcttcttgacactcatctgtccatctaatcgccgcatctttctttaacaacttaaatatgggctcacatgtggaaGTCAACTAAGCAATGAAccttctgatgtaattcaacctaccCAGCAGAATTATAACCTCTCTCTTGGTTTTCGGAGGTGGAAAATCCTGAATTTACTTTAACTTTCTTTGATCTAACTCGATGCctctccgactgactataaacaCCAAAAGATTCCTAGGTGGTAttccaaatgcacatttagctggattcaacttcaagtcatacttacacaggcgctcaaagaactttctcaaatctcgcACATGATCATCCTGCATTCTGGATTTAattatcacatcatccacatacacctcaatttcctggtgcatcatgccATGAAAAATGGctgtcatagctctcatgtaagttgccccgacgttctttaaaccgaacggcatgacCCTATAGTAGTAAGTACTCCAAGGTGTGGTGAAATCcttcttttctgcatcttcttcatccatcaaaacctaatgatacccagcataacaattcacgaaagactgtatctcatgtttggcacagttgtcaacaaggatgtggatgtttggtaatggaaatttgtccttggggcttgctttgttcaaatctcgataatcaacacacactcgggttttcccatttttctttgGCACTaggaccacattagccaaccatgtggtatattggaccactcggatcacacccgctttcaactgtttggtgacttcctctttgatcttgtcactgatgtTTGTTTTAAACTTTCTTATTTTTGTTGGACAGGGGGATAATCGGGGTAAGTTGGCAATTTGTGCACTACTAAATCAACACTCAATC
Proteins encoded:
- the LOC138869004 gene encoding uncharacterized protein, producing MGKFCLSQFRISPERAEEIEDICGAMRQMLYEDHMVQPGEGSSTAMVSNNADLNNMIYLRTSCPDPKTLSKCEIMNQEPEYDEDEALRKINRALEQFENKPKPNLYETELVNLGSSEEVQETMISIHTDERTRDTLIQLLFEFKDVFSWSYDYMPGLSVDLVLMDEEDAEKKDFTTPWSTYYYRVMPFGLKNVGATYMRAMTAIFHGMMHQEIEVYVDDVIIKSRMQDDHVRDLRKFFERLCKYDLKLNPAKCAFGIPPRNLLVFILLKKDAAIRWTDECQEAFDKIKEYLSNPPVLVPPEPGRPSFLYLTVLENSFGCVLGQHDVTGKKEQAIYYLRKKFTSYEAKYTLLERTWCTLTWVAQKLRHYLLAYTTYLITILDPLKYIFQNPMPTGRLAKWQIMLTEFDIVYVTRMAIKAQALADHLSENPVDDEYQPLSTYFPDKEVNSVEVTPEDTNAWKMFFHRAVNAKGVEIWAILISPIGQHYPATARLRFFCTKNIVEYEACIIGMNMAIDQDVEEFLIMGDSYLIIRQAQGEWETRDIKLIPYRKHVEDLSKWFKSVEFRYIPLFHNELADALATLASMLPYPGNVHIDPLEIKIRERHGYCNTIEMEPHVHPWYHDLKRFLKTKEYPEQASGDQKRTIRRLTSGFFLSEKV